From Candidatus Micropelagos thuwalensis, the proteins below share one genomic window:
- a CDS encoding tyrosine-type recombinase/integrase, which translates to MASFRFRNGKWQAQVRRQGYRATTKSFTNKTDAQKWARRLETDIENGNTQSGGQEALNTPLKNYLQRYLVEIAPLKASYSVEKYILKIWLESSLAKHPIGSITPTQIMSELDAKKTLWKPTTIHRNFGVLRHVFNTSQTLWEVPLRRNPVQYIKLPKTPKTPIRRLSEGFLEAFESSRRDSIYWVVNFALETAMRRSEIANLRWEDIQREKRLALVVKSKTNRPRFVPLTPKALSILDEVGGQSEYVFAKSSNAIRLAWSRRKASIGHNEVRFHDLRHEAISRLFEKGLTVPEVASISGHSTPQMLFRYAHSDVRALVDKMQ; encoded by the coding sequence ATGGCCTCATTTCGCTTCCGTAATGGAAAGTGGCAAGCCCAAGTCAGAAGGCAGGGCTATAGAGCCACAACCAAAAGCTTTACCAATAAAACAGATGCCCAAAAATGGGCTAGAAGGCTAGAAACCGACATAGAAAATGGAAATACGCAATCAGGGGGGCAAGAAGCCCTAAACACCCCCCTTAAAAATTATCTCCAGCGGTATCTTGTCGAAATAGCCCCCCTCAAAGCTAGCTACAGTGTTGAGAAATACATTCTCAAAATTTGGCTAGAATCCTCACTGGCAAAACACCCAATCGGGTCCATAACACCCACTCAAATCATGTCTGAACTTGATGCTAAAAAGACCCTCTGGAAACCCACGACTATCCATCGAAACTTTGGGGTTTTAAGGCATGTTTTTAACACCTCTCAAACGCTCTGGGAGGTGCCTCTCAGGCGCAATCCTGTGCAGTATATAAAGTTACCTAAAACACCCAAAACACCTATCAGAAGACTCTCTGAGGGCTTCTTAGAGGCCTTTGAGAGCAGTCGCAGAGATAGTATTTATTGGGTCGTAAACTTTGCCCTTGAAACAGCCATGAGACGCTCTGAAATCGCCAATCTTCGGTGGGAGGATATACAAAGAGAGAAGCGGTTAGCTCTGGTTGTTAAATCAAAAACAAACCGACCAAGATTTGTGCCGCTAACGCCTAAAGCGCTTAGCATTCTGGATGAGGTTGGGGGGCAATCTGAATATGTCTTCGCCAAATCGTCGAATGCCATCAGACTTGCTTGGTCAAGACGCAAGGCATCAATCGGACATAATGAAGTGCGGTTTCATGATTTGAGACATGAGGCGATTTCTAGATTGTTTGAAAAAGGTCTGACTGTACCAGAGGTGGCAAGCATAAGCGGTCACTCAACCCCCCAAATGCTTTTTAGATATGCTCATAGTGATGTGAGGGCATTAGTCGATAAAATGCAATAA
- a CDS encoding surface-adhesin E family protein: MKPLFLTIALLFSTPAWAEWELFASGPIAEVYMDLNSIRIKDGYVFHWELINWKKPTERFHSLKMYRQSDCDLRRQKTLQIVTYLQPMGVGKVIDSESVAPDEEKWEYPPPDDNSALALGYICNALENAKKNNPPSRN; encoded by the coding sequence ATGAAACCACTATTCCTAACCATCGCACTGCTTTTCTCGACGCCTGCTTGGGCAGAGTGGGAATTATTTGCTTCAGGACCCATAGCTGAAGTTTATATGGATTTAAATAGTATTCGCATAAAAGATGGATATGTATTTCACTGGGAATTAATTAACTGGAAAAAGCCCACGGAGCGTTTTCATTCTTTAAAAATGTACCGCCAGTCTGATTGCGATTTAAGAAGGCAAAAAACATTACAAATTGTTACGTATTTGCAACCTATGGGTGTTGGAAAAGTAATTGATAGTGAATCCGTCGCTCCCGATGAGGAAAAATGGGAGTATCCGCCACCAGATGATAATAGTGCTCTTGCTTTAGGCTACATTTGCAACGCACTTGAAAATGCTAAAAAAAATAACCCCCCCAGCCGCAATTAA
- a CDS encoding phytanoyl-CoA dioxygenase family protein, translating into MIKNNNLLKNISKCAKNEIANIYHGTRSRLDFTSKRLNDWEKHCIKQIHLNSAFVIENYWSREKAFRVRDKLEEFHDRNEPFVLGNYLKDELVRIYHVERIVPELKEFRFDPFVLKIASAYNGQPSYSGALVYQYDTVHGRAKSHYHVDTFTRQFKSMMYLDDVNNGNGPFSYIPGSHRKRSLLIKKQIRGNDNNKNNVFDEDEITSIKNKEKQVCMPAGSLLVFDTACIHRGAPQEERSRSVLMNYITPIQKELYLHKQIPSL; encoded by the coding sequence ATGATTAAAAACAACAACTTATTAAAAAATATCTCTAAGTGTGCAAAAAACGAGATTGCTAATATTTATCATGGAACTCGTTCAAGGCTTGATTTCACCAGTAAGCGTCTTAATGACTGGGAAAAGCATTGTATTAAACAGATACATCTGAATAGCGCCTTTGTAATTGAAAATTATTGGTCCAGAGAAAAAGCCTTCCGAGTTAGAGATAAGCTCGAAGAATTCCATGACAGAAATGAACCCTTTGTCCTAGGGAATTATCTGAAAGATGAATTGGTAAGAATTTATCATGTAGAAAGAATTGTGCCCGAACTAAAAGAGTTTCGTTTTGATCCCTTTGTTTTAAAAATAGCCAGCGCTTATAACGGTCAGCCTTCTTATAGTGGGGCATTAGTTTATCAATATGATACTGTTCATGGCAGAGCTAAAAGTCACTACCATGTTGATACTTTTACGCGACAATTTAAATCTATGATGTACTTGGATGACGTGAATAATGGAAATGGCCCGTTTTCATATATTCCTGGGTCTCATCGCAAAAGAAGTTTATTAATAAAAAAACAAATAAGAGGAAATGATAACAATAAGAATAATGTATTTGATGAAGATGAGATAACTTCAATAAAAAACAAAGAGAAGCAAGTCTGCATGCCTGCTGGAAGCCTTTTAGTTTTCGATACTGCATGCATCCATAGAGGCGCACCTCAAGAAGAAAGAAGCCGTTCAGTTTTAATGAATTATATCACTCCAATCCAAAAAGAACTTTATCTACATAAACAAATACCAAGTCTATAA